A stretch of Bradyrhizobium sp. CCBAU 53338 DNA encodes these proteins:
- a CDS encoding outer membrane protein, translated as MKTYVASAVALLAVSAAPAMAADMAMKAPPMVAQLPSWTGFYIGINGGGAWGTTGTSASDVGPDGFFAFANIPAVVAGATRSFDNSGGLAGGQIGYLFQSGKGIFGIEASFDWANFNGSTSNGPTVYPVTPGSTFAWNLHASSDFLATFTGRVGYDMGSWYPYVTGGAAVAHLKYSANFIDTFYPTNVTNSFSKDAVGWVVGLGAEWRVADHWMLRGEYLYMDFDSFGGNGTIACTPGVGACGANTTTFNYSAKFRENVGRLALSYRF; from the coding sequence TTGAAGACGTATGTTGCGAGCGCCGTTGCGTTGCTGGCCGTCAGTGCCGCGCCGGCCATGGCGGCGGACATGGCGATGAAGGCGCCGCCAATGGTTGCGCAGCTCCCGAGCTGGACCGGGTTCTACATCGGCATCAACGGCGGCGGCGCCTGGGGCACCACGGGTACGAGCGCGAGCGACGTCGGTCCGGATGGCTTCTTCGCATTCGCCAACATCCCGGCGGTGGTCGCCGGCGCCACGCGGAGCTTCGACAACTCGGGCGGCTTGGCGGGCGGTCAGATCGGTTATCTCTTCCAGTCGGGCAAGGGCATCTTCGGCATCGAGGCGAGCTTCGACTGGGCCAATTTCAATGGTTCGACGAGCAACGGCCCGACCGTGTACCCGGTGACGCCGGGCTCGACTTTCGCGTGGAATCTGCACGCCAGCTCGGACTTCCTTGCCACCTTCACCGGTCGCGTCGGCTACGACATGGGATCCTGGTACCCGTACGTCACCGGCGGCGCGGCGGTCGCTCACCTCAAATACTCGGCCAATTTCATCGACACGTTCTATCCGACCAACGTGACGAACTCGTTCAGCAAGGACGCGGTCGGCTGGGTCGTCGGCCTCGGCGCAGAATGGCGTGTGGCGGACCACTGGATGCTGCGCGGCGAATATCTCTACATGGACTTCGACAGCTTTGGCGGCAACGGCACCATCGCCTGTACGCCCGGCGTCGGCGCTTGCGGCGCGAACACCACGACCTTCAATTACAGTGC